Genomic window (Lycium barbarum isolate Lr01 chromosome 2, ASM1917538v2, whole genome shotgun sequence):
ACCTCCACTATGACAACAAGCTCCTGCAAAATAAACAAGGAAAACGGTGTCAAATTGGCTCATTATGGTGCAGTTTATCCAAGTACAAATTTGCAAGGCTAACTAGCAATGGCGGATCTACAGCAAGTTTCGGGGTTCAGTTGAACTCATTATTTTCGATTcaagttatgtatatatatgccaaaaaaaattaaaatacatgTGATAGAGTAAAATCAGGAAGGGAAGCCTTGTAACAATCGTGAAGCTGTCTCAATGTGACCTATATAGGTCATGAGTTCGACGTGTGGAATCAAAACTGAAGATTACATCAGGTAGACTGCCTACATCACACCCTTAGGTGCCGCCATTCCCCGGACCCAATTTCTTTTTTATAGTATAAAATCATACTCATATTGAGACCGCTGATTCTAGATCCTAAAATAGTCCCTGTTAACTAGGATATGTCACAACCTACAAATGATGTTAACAAGAAATTTGTTCTCCTTGAATTACTAACCACTTTGTAGTTATGGTAGGAGTAGAGATACACAACTACATCAATAGTTATAGCACTTATACATAACAATGTCCAATTTTGTAATTAGACTTAACTTTAAGTACAGggaaagaattttttattttttattttcttggcTTTAACTTTAATAATCCACTTTTGCTATTGCGCCACTATCGTTTGGTGAAATTAGATATAGCTTGGAAGTAAAGACGCCCGATTGAATGAATCGTGGATATATGCGTTatgttaatttatttttaataaattaTCTGCTTTTAAGTTTATCTTGAATACGTAGCAATTAAATTGAAGTTTGTGACTATGTGAATTGACCTTCTCCTTCGTAGAGCGTGGGCTAGATGAAATCGAGTATTCAATTTTAATCTTCTTTTTTGTTAAATAAGTAACATTCTAAGCTAAGAGTAAAGATCGCAATATAGAAGGTTGCTTTAGCAAGTCCGGGACAAAGCAAAGTATAATGTGATTTCATTATTGTGCATTactattatttttattaattttaccAACATTCATGTGCGTTATTTTGCGACTAAATGTGGGTGGGTCAATACAATTGGGCTTAACTTTTCAATGGACTAAACTTCGGCTGGCCTAATGTAGTGGCCCTTGGAACAGATTGCACGGTTTGTCCttaaatggactggtctttaatttttgtccttcaaaattaaATTTATGTCTAGCTGGCAATAAGTAGATAAAGACCTTGACATGACTTGTggaatattatgatgcgaaaatataaacatatgtcccacaaaaaaattatttatcttgaggaacaaaaattaaagaccagcaaaaaATAGGAATAAAAGTGCAAATGACTCATTACTCTTGGCCTAACTTGGGCCAGATATGTCATCGGTGGGGCATTTGCTCTTTTATCCCTATtttgtggtctttaacttttgcccttcaaatggggtGCTCTTGAATTTTTACTCTTCAAAATCAAATTTATGTCTAGAGAGTAAGTTACGCATCATAATATCTACAAGTTATGTCAGCGCTCTTAGAGAACTTATGCCCCGCTAGGCATACGTTCGATTtgaagggacaaaaattaaagaccaacccatttgaagggaaaaccgtgcaattaTTTCACTAAACTTcgggggcaatttgcacgattgtccttattaggggctggtctttaattttttcccctcaaattgttggtctttaatttttgtcattcgcaTAAAACTCttgggtttcgggttcgaacccctgctcagtcaaaaatttaaaaaaaatcccaACGTAGAGTTTTGCATTAAGGCAGAGTATTTTacctgatcaggtagagtttgactgcaaactctatttaaggcagagttttgccttcaggcataaggcaaactctaccttaaggtagaggtttgcattaggacaatttttttttcctcagttggaattttgcaaaactttgccttaaggccttATTTTTGTtcaaataggcctaattttgttacgaaactctaccttgcgatatatatatatttgttttgaCTGAGCCGTGATTCAAATCCCAATCTCATGATATTAagcgaagaacaaaaattaaagactagcaatttgagggacagaaattaaagaccagtgcctttaaaTGACAatgcccacaaaaaaaaaaaaaaaaaaaaaaaaaaaagaacttgggCTGGCCTGATGTGCTCTTGGGCCAGATATATCATTGGCTCATTGCATTTTTATCATTTTAATAGGGATTTCCCGTCAACCCCAAAATGACCATAAAAAAGGAAGGGAATCAAAGAAAATTTTCGGCTTATAAATGAACGTGCAAAAGTGCTTTTCGAGAACTCTTTCGGATAGTAAATTATTTGTACCGGACTAATGGATACTTTTTTTATCAATATTTAGAGGGTAGGGGGTGATTCAATTGGCGTATTTTAAGTAATTTTAGCttttaagctttttttttttactttttgagGTGGTTGGATGAGATAAAAAGTGATTTTAAACACTTATTTTTAAACTAAAAAAGATtcaaaaataagttaaaaatcAAAAGTTGAATAGATCCAACTTATGACTTTTAACTTTTAGCTTATAAGTCACTTTTAAAAAGTCAATTCAAACACCCTCTTAGACAATAACTTTTGCCTGGTCAAGGGTTTAAACTTCTGAATACTTTTCTCGACTTCTGAATGCCCAACTTATGTTACTACTTAAAAATTTGTTCTACTTTAACTTTTtgaaataaatattttttcaaaattattttatttttattttttaaaagggTACTTTCAACTTCCATAAGCTTGATCAAATAATAAACTATAAATACTTTGAAGTTGTGGGCACTGGCTAGACAAATGTAATAAACACCTCCTAATATTTAGGGACACGTGTGAATACGTAGTTAGACGTCGTACCTATTTGTCCTGCGCACGCGCATAAACATTTTATCATGCGTTTGAAATTACGCCGATGACCCATTGTGCAATTGTCCCCGTCCAAAGTTAGCCGTTCATTTCAATCACGCGCCACCAACTGTCCACCAAGTCTATGCCTGAAACGTCGAATAAAATCTGGATTTTCAAAaatatgtttttttctttctttcttttcctttctgaTCTTCTAATATCACAAAGATAATACGCGTCTTTGTTTAATCGGAAATCTGTGTTTTATTGTACGCAGGAGTTTTCCAAAATATGATCTTCAATGTATTGGAACAATTTTGTTGGGAAAAAAATGATATTACACAGAGAAGTTTGGAGTTGGCTACTGCTGTGTACTTCAAACTGAAGGGGCCGACAGgaatatatttttcatttttaatagTGTCTCCttcctttcttttcctttgtgGTTGTTAGTATTATAATTATTATATTATAATATTAGGAGTGATATTTAAcaaatactattatttattatACTTATTGTTGTCGAATATCTAATTAAAGAACCGGAAAAAAATAGGAGTACTAACTTTTTGGAGTAATCCTGTCTTCCTCATATTAAATTAGAATACCGTCTAGGACAAAAACCAACATTGAAGTAATTGGAAAGTTAATTACGTTAGTTCATCTTTTGGAACATACAAATGGCATGAGAATGTTTTTGTTTATCGTATGACATGAGAAGTTGCTACTCAAAACTTTTAGAAGGGAAAATGGTAATGAGTAAAACTTGCATGATATGAGTGTGCATAAATTCTCTTATCTAACTACAGTTCGATTTATATAATATTTTCaccttatttaattatttaatcaTTATAAACTTATTTAATCATTATAAACTAATATAATATGAATGTGAAATATTATAGTAGTAATAGGTTTCTTGAAGCCGCCCAAGTTGTTGCGGACGGTCGGTGGTTGGGCCTCAGTAGAGGTAGGTGGGGAAACAAAAAGAAATCACGACCCTAAGCTTTTTTGGCAAGTGAAGTCAGTGTATGGAATACAAGTTTCTCCGCAATTTTATGATATGTAAATTATATCCATAAAACAGAGCTCATACAGAGGCATTGAATATTAGTCATCATGGAATAATACTTAGACACAAACACCATTGCTTCTACTTTATTATGGACAAATTTTCAAAAAGGCAGTTAACATTATTTTCACTACCACTAAAGATACAGATTGATCAACTTCCACTTTACATAAACCCGTAGGCAGTCCAACTCATCTCATAAGAAATGGATTCACATATTAACTACTTGTACAGATGGAAATTTTAGGCATATGGTTATTACTTATAGGACTCTGATAGTAAGAAATTCTAGTGATTTGAGGTATCAGTTGACAGATGAAAGGCAGAGCCTGCCGACAGCGTCTTCAGTATTAGTGCACTTGAACCCGCTAGACTTTCCTCTGGAAAAGAAGTGAGCCTAATAAAACAGCAATGCCTGTTATCGCGATTGTAAACAGAAGCCGTTTTTTGGAGAACTCTTGTGGCTGTCTTCTTGGAGGACCACGATCTCTTTCAGCTGCGTGCGTGTTCCTTCAGAGAAACCAAAGAgcaaagaaatgaaaaataaataccATACAAGTTATGGTACTGAAAGTTCAATAGAATGTTCAAGATCTAGTTCCAATTTACGGGTTTGAGAGAAAATGTTGGGAATTCACTTCAACAAATGAACAGCAAACAGATTGCACTATAGTGAGCAAATATGAAACAGACCATATGCTCAGGCTTTGGAATCTATGAATTTTAGTGACCTCTTAATCTACTGTTTTAAAAAATTTAGCATAGATCATTGCATGATTTCACAACTGCTTGTTTTCTTATTCACTATTTTACACTAAACACCGGGTATCTTCTTTAATACACTACTAAGCCTTGTGACAGAATCTATAACCCCTATGTCTCAAACTTGAATTCTGCATACACAGACCTTTTAAGCTTGAGAGTGCACAGTCTAAACATGTGAGCCATCTTCTGTATACGAAAGAAACGGTAAGACTTCCTCCTGATAAGTTCATTAGGTATTTAAAGAGGATAAGATTAAGGGTCAAAAACATTTCGCTTGCTCATTTTATGGGGCTTTGGCTGGTTAAATTGCAAGTATGCTAACCAAATTATGTCTTAATTCAATGCCATGGATCATTTTAAGGGCCATCCACATACTAACAGAGGCTGAGAGAGTTAATCGAGAGTTCAAATATGGCTACCGGTGATGCTATGAAATATCTAGGAAAGAGAATTGCTACTTTAACATTGTGTAGCTGGGAAAAAAAACAGATACTTCTTTAATCAACGTAGAGAAAAAAATTGAATGACTGATATCACagaaaaatatgaattttttattaatcaggaaaaaaaaaagtaaaaaagttCAAATGCAAGCTTTGGATACTTTGGAGTCCGTCTTTAAGTGGGCCGTATGTAAAAAAACTCTATACATTTTTATATCTTCTGTCAGTAACCTTATAGCATCAGGGATgagaactaaagaatagataaacATCTTTCAGGTCCTTGTGTTCTGTCCATTCTAGATTTTACCAGAAAATCTTATTTGCATGCTTGTGTCCGTTGAGGAAATAATGATTTCCATTTATATttgcatagttttttttttttaataaccgtAGTGCTCGGGCCAGCTTGCACACACCTCAACTAATTCCACGGGATGCCTGCCACCTCCCACCAACAACAGGTACCAcgtaactctatccaccaaagCTATGACAGATGGAAAGAAGTCAACCTctgctaggatttgaacttcagaCCTCAtagttctcaacccacttcattgaccactaggccacccCCTTTGGTGTATTTGCATAtttcaatatcaacatatccaaaCATTCCTCCTTAATTCCATCCGTGTACTGTGGTCGTGGGGGATTCGATTTGGTGGTGCGACTTATGAAGTTATTCCTGACAAACTTAACATGTACATATGACGAAGTCAGGTCAAAATTTCTCTTCATTTCTAGCTATAATAATGATAGGCTCATAATCGTGACCACACATCATGATGCATTTATAGGGATGTTTACTCATAATTTGCTTAACTATAATCTATTACTTTTCGCTTGTAGGAGTTAAGCCCTCACTAATCACTATGACACAATATAGACATAAGGTTGGTGTGCCAATAAGAGAGGAAAATAAGACGTTGAGTTAAGATGACAGAAGATGCACAtttacgcaaaaaaaaaaaagggtctatAAAAATGCGAGGGAATATAGCATGTTCCcaatggaagtgaaacttgagaGAATATTTGCGAAAAGCCAATTGAACAAATACTGTCTTTAATACCTGGAAGATTCGGCAACATTACTTATGATTCCATTGCATCTACTCTCATGAACATCTCTTTCGCGGAGTCTAACATATCTGCTACAAAGATGACATAATTCTGTTCGGTTCCCACATACTTCCTGATCAAAGCAGTGTAAATTAAATATCACACCAAAGAGCAAGATGCTAAAATCCAATTACTCCCGTAGATAGAAAACACGAAAAGATGTCAGATCTTTGATAATTCTTATTACCTGATGCTCGAATAAATCAACCGCAGGTAAAGGAAACTCGCAATAATCACATGTCACAATCCTTTTTGGGCAATTTTCACCTTTATGAACAGCAAGAATCTCACGTTCCATTGTCTCGCTACACAAAGAACAGGCAACCTAAAAATAAACAAGCAGAGTAATACATCAAAAGGTATAGTCTGGCTTACGGAGTTACCATCTAAAATACAAAAAAAGAGGGAACATAATATTAATTTCCTGCCCCGTGGCAACCCCATCCTGCTCTCTCAATAAAAAAGTGATGGAGAAAAGGTGAGAAAACATTTTATCAATCTCTTGTACGTATCTAGATCcttgagaagaaagaaaagatttAACCCAAATCCAGTACTCTGAAAGATGATTCTCCTATTCAATATCCTTATTACTTATCCATTTTTGAAAAACAAATTACTTATCCATCGATAATTCTTGAAAAGCAAAGGGACGAGCCAATACATCTTGGGTTCTCtaaagccttactatctcttatTTGCTCGATAGTTGCTAGCAGTCTGTTCTTAAAGAAAAACTAAGCAAATGCAGTTTATCCCTACTTGTTCATGTTGACTAATCAAAACCCTAAATCGTTCGAAACTCGAGGGCCAGCTGACTCACGGTTCGAAACTCGACTGATAATGGACCTGCca
Coding sequences:
- the LOC132627659 gene encoding uncharacterized protein LOC132627659, whose translation is MAVASDQATSICSHCDRAIPSTNLDLHFAHCSRNLEKCKICEDMVPKKFAEEHFLSTHAPVACSLCSETMEREILAVHKGENCPKRIVTCDYCEFPLPAVDLFEHQEVCGNRTELCHLCSRYVRLRERDVHESRCNGIISNVAESSRNTHAAERDRGPPRRQPQEFSKKRLLFTIAITGIAVLLGSLLFQRKV